The genomic segment AGAATAATGGAAATTCCTAAAGCAATAGCGAGAGATCTTAGTGCATCATTGACAAAGTTAAAGAGTTGGACGGTAATTCCGATTGTTTTGAGTTGTGACGTTAAAAAGCCGTTATAATCAATAAGAAAAAAAGCGAGACACAAAATAAGGGTCGCAATAATGGCATCCACAATAGCAAGGCGAAATAAAACCGCTGAACGAAGCCAAACCGGTGCACCGAATAGCGCCATAATACTCATCCGTTCTGCGTGTTGAAATTGCCATAAACGCATCTCTTTTAAAATTAGCAGCGAGGTGACAGCAGCAATAGCAATAGAAAAAATCTGAACAACGTCTTTAAATAACAACATCAATTTATAAACGGTGTCATGAGTTTGGGTAAACCCCTCTACACGCTCAATTGCAGGATGCTGTTCAAGTTTTTTTTGAAGTTGATTAATCTCTTTTGGGGTAGGGAAACGGTTAAGATAGAGGCGATAGAATTTTGGAAGAGTAATTTTTAATAGATCGATATTTTTTTGAGACATCTCCCCTTTAAGACGCTCTAAAACTGATTCGGTACTGACCGGTTCACCCCGATCAATCATCGAATTGAGTGCTTTTAGTTCAGCAGGATTGAATGTTTTGTTGGAAACGACAATAACAGAATAGTCATCTTTAAGATGCGTTTCATAGGCGGCTATTGTTCGATCAACCGCAAAATAAATTTGAACGGATGCTAGAACGGTAAAGAGGGCGATAATAAGTGAGATATGATTTTTAAGCGATTTCATGGATATTTCCAAACTCGATATGGTAATGTTTATAAGGTACTTTTAACTCATCTGGAATATGATGGGTCACTACAACAATAGTCGTTTTCAATTGGGTGTTTGCCCCTTCTAAAAGTCCCCAAATAACGGATGAAGAGTAATCATCAAGGTTTCCAGTAGGCTCATCAGCGAGGATTAAAATAGGGTTGTGTGCAAGTGCGCGTGCCATAGCAACACGTTGTTGTTCTCCTCCGCTGAGTTCAGGAGGGTATTTTCCTGATTGATGAGAGAGTTTGACATGGGAGAGGAGTTTTTGCACTTGTGCCCCCCCTACATCGCCGGTGTAGCCGGAAATAATTAACGGAAGCATCACATTTTTTTCAATGGTCCACTCATTGATAAGTTTGTAATCTTGAAAAACAATACCGATATTACGACGAAGAAAATTGAGTTTAGAGGTGCTGATTTTATTCATTTTGACACTGCCGACACTCAGCTGTCCAGTTCTCGGTTCGATAGCACCGTAAAACGATTTTAACAAGGTTGATTTGCCGCTTCCACTTGCACCGGTGATAAAGACAAAACTCCCTGCCTCAATACTAAATGTTGCTTTGGAGATAATTGTTTCATAATCTTTGTAAGAGAGAGAAAGGTTCTCTGCAATAATAACATTATCCATTGAGTAACTCGTTTAATAAAATATGGGCAGAAAGGTTAGCACTGGATCGGACGGGTTGTGTAGGAAAATAGCGAGCCTTTCCATTTTGGACAATGAGATAGAGATGTTCCGGACGATCGAAACTCCCCATTGCCAATCTCAACATCCATCCACCCTCACCAATCATAAAACTTGCTTCTGCGTTTAAAAATCCCCAATCACGGCGGAATGTTTGACGCTCTAGTGTTGGAAGTATACCATCATTGATAGATGATTGGGTGAAACTAAAATCCCCTTCCAATTTTTTTTCAGGACTT from the Sulfuricurvum sp. genome contains:
- a CDS encoding ATP-binding cassette domain-containing protein gives rise to the protein MDNVIIAENLSLSYKDYETIISKATFSIEAGSFVFITGASGSGKSTLLKSFYGAIEPRTGQLSVGSVKMNKISTSKLNFLRRNIGIVFQDYKLINEWTIEKNVMLPLIISGYTGDVGGAQVQKLLSHVKLSHQSGKYPPELSGGEQQRVAMARALAHNPILILADEPTGNLDDYSSSVIWGLLEGANTQLKTTIVVVTHHIPDELKVPYKHYHIEFGNIHEIA
- a CDS encoding cell division protein FtsX: MKSLKNHISLIIALFTVLASVQIYFAVDRTIAAYETHLKDDYSVIVVSNKTFNPAELKALNSMIDRGEPVSTESVLERLKGEMSQKNIDLLKITLPKFYRLYLNRFPTPKEINQLQKKLEQHPAIERVEGFTQTHDTVYKLMLLFKDVVQIFSIAIAAVTSLLILKEMRLWQFQHAERMSIMALFGAPVWLRSAVLFRLAIVDAIIATLILCLAFFLIDYNGFLTSQLKTIGITVQLFNFVNDALRSLAIALGISIILTFTIVLFQREEE